One window of the Parasphingopyxis algicola genome contains the following:
- a CDS encoding sensor histidine kinase: protein MRFDDMLATVMAQPRDTAAARISLWRQLVDVLAQREDVALDPEHVHAFALLDEWQRDVPFEVRLEAARSLAGRRIPAWLCAHFAEDAPEIARPVLLGALLDPEDWIELLPQMRGSSRALLRHRGDLDPRVGEALGRFGAADMVLESRNEKSRAPAADILELGPSDALPDLPETDAPSGNFEQIRTLVERIEAFRKTREGDTAAAPRIPVREFRFEAGPDGVIRWVDGAPRGPLIGQTIAFSADALDFGVDGHAAGAFRQRAPFRDARLVVAGDGSASGAWRISAVPFFGEEDGRFAGYRGMARRPRREEEATTTAAPPDGLFGSNLEPDSLRQLIHELRTPLNAIIGFAEMIDGQLLGPVSAIYRQRASGVAEEAARLLQSIEDIDTAARAETDRLNFDVETVEMTGILQRLHDAYVEQAEARGVNLAIRIEQDLPSLTADPIAIERMVERLLSSTVGLAAAGETILVVCMRDASRGGIAIAFDRPALLVGQEEDALLDPGYSPDGDWPDAPALGLGFALRLVRNIAHEADGELDIEPDKFVLHLPTKDASALPGERGR, encoded by the coding sequence ATGCGATTTGACGATATGTTGGCGACGGTGATGGCGCAGCCGCGCGATACGGCCGCCGCGCGCATATCGCTCTGGCGCCAGCTTGTCGATGTGCTCGCACAGCGCGAGGATGTCGCGCTCGATCCCGAACATGTGCATGCCTTTGCGCTGCTCGACGAATGGCAGCGGGACGTGCCGTTCGAAGTCCGCCTTGAGGCCGCGCGGTCGTTGGCCGGCCGCCGGATTCCAGCATGGCTGTGCGCGCATTTCGCCGAGGACGCCCCCGAAATCGCCCGGCCGGTCTTGCTCGGGGCACTGCTCGATCCGGAGGACTGGATAGAGCTGCTTCCCCAAATGCGCGGCAGTTCGCGGGCGCTGCTGCGGCATCGCGGCGACCTCGACCCCCGGGTTGGGGAAGCGCTTGGCCGGTTCGGAGCGGCCGATATGGTATTGGAAAGCCGGAACGAAAAATCGCGAGCGCCGGCGGCGGATATCCTTGAACTCGGCCCTTCGGATGCGTTACCAGACCTGCCGGAAACCGATGCCCCGTCGGGAAATTTCGAACAGATCCGCACGCTCGTCGAACGGATCGAAGCATTTCGGAAAACGCGGGAAGGGGATACGGCGGCTGCGCCGCGCATTCCTGTCCGGGAGTTCCGGTTCGAAGCCGGTCCGGACGGTGTGATCCGCTGGGTCGACGGCGCGCCCCGGGGCCCCTTGATCGGCCAGACGATAGCGTTCAGCGCCGACGCGCTCGATTTCGGGGTCGACGGGCATGCGGCGGGCGCATTCCGGCAGCGCGCCCCGTTCCGCGATGCGCGCCTGGTCGTGGCGGGGGATGGGTCCGCTTCGGGCGCCTGGCGTATCTCCGCCGTCCCGTTTTTCGGTGAAGAGGACGGGCGCTTCGCCGGGTATCGCGGCATGGCGCGTCGTCCGCGTCGCGAAGAGGAGGCGACAACGACGGCCGCGCCGCCGGACGGTCTGTTCGGTTCCAATCTGGAGCCCGATTCGCTGCGGCAGCTCATTCATGAACTGCGCACCCCGCTCAACGCGATTATCGGTTTTGCGGAGATGATCGATGGTCAGCTGCTCGGTCCCGTGTCGGCGATCTATCGCCAGCGCGCGTCTGGCGTCGCCGAAGAGGCCGCCCGCCTCCTCCAGTCCATCGAGGATATCGATACCGCGGCGCGCGCCGAAACCGACCGGCTGAACTTCGATGTCGAAACGGTGGAAATGACCGGGATCCTGCAGCGGTTGCACGATGCCTATGTCGAACAGGCCGAAGCGCGCGGCGTCAATCTCGCGATCCGTATCGAGCAGGATCTGCCGTCGCTTACCGCCGATCCGATCGCCATCGAGCGGATGGTCGAACGGCTGCTGTCGTCCACGGTCGGCCTCGCGGCGGCGGGGGAGACGATTCTCGTCGTCTGCATGCGGGACGCGAGCAGGGGCGGTATCGCCATCGCCTTCGATCGGCCGGCGCTGCTTGTCGGACAGGAGGAGGACGCCTTGCTCGACCCCGGCTATTCGCCGGACGGCGACTGGCCCGACGCGCCCGCGCTCGGGCTCGGCTTTGCGTTGCGGCTTGTGCGGAATATCGCCCATGAGGCGGACGGCGAACTCGATATCGAGCCGGACAAATTTGTCCTGCACCTGCCGACAAAAGATGCTAGCGCCTTGCCGGGTGAACGGGGCAGATAG
- the ettA gene encoding energy-dependent translational throttle protein EttA, translated as MAAQYSFVMKGMTKTFPGARKPILDQVHLQFYPDAKIGIVGPNGSGKSTLMKIMAGIDTDFTGEAWPGEGIRVGYLAQEPELDPDKTVKENVMDGVRPVADLVDRFNEISGMMADPPEDANFDTLMEEMGELQEKIDAVDGWTLDNQLEIAMDALRCPPGDADVTSLSGGERRRVALCRLLLDKPDILLLDEPTNHLDAESVAWLEKHLVDYPGNVILVTHDRYFLDNVVNWILELDRGRYFVYEGNYSTYLDKKAKRLEQEEREDKGKQKAISDELAWIRQSPKARQTKSKARIKAFDELVEAQENRSPGKAQILIQTPERLGGKVIEAEGLSKAYGDKLLFEDLTFSLPPGGIVGVIGPNGAGKTTLFKLITGQEEPDDGDIAVGETVKLGYVDQSRDALDPNHNVWEEVSDGLDIFTFGKHEVQTRAYVGAFNFKGTDQQKKVGQLSGGERNRVHMAKMLKEGGNVLLLDEPTNDLDVETLRALEEALESFAGCAVVISHDRFFLDRLATHILAFEGDSHVEWFEGNFEAYEEDKRRRLGDEADRPHRMTYKKLTR; from the coding sequence ATGGCCGCGCAATATTCCTTCGTCATGAAGGGCATGACCAAGACCTTTCCCGGCGCCCGCAAGCCGATCCTCGACCAGGTCCATCTGCAATTCTATCCCGATGCCAAGATCGGCATCGTCGGGCCCAACGGCTCGGGCAAATCGACTCTGATGAAGATCATGGCCGGCATCGATACCGATTTCACCGGCGAAGCCTGGCCGGGCGAGGGGATCCGCGTCGGCTATCTGGCGCAGGAGCCGGAGCTCGATCCGGACAAGACGGTGAAGGAGAATGTGATGGACGGCGTGCGGCCCGTCGCCGATCTCGTCGACCGGTTCAACGAGATTTCCGGGATGATGGCCGACCCGCCCGAGGATGCGAATTTCGACACGCTGATGGAGGAAATGGGCGAGCTTCAGGAGAAGATCGACGCCGTCGATGGCTGGACGCTCGACAACCAGCTCGAAATCGCGATGGACGCGCTGCGCTGCCCGCCGGGCGATGCCGATGTCACCAGTCTTTCGGGCGGCGAACGGCGCCGCGTGGCGCTCTGCCGGCTGCTGCTCGACAAGCCCGATATCCTGTTGCTCGACGAACCGACCAACCATCTCGACGCCGAAAGCGTCGCCTGGCTCGAAAAGCATCTCGTCGATTATCCGGGCAACGTGATCCTCGTCACCCATGACCGCTATTTCCTCGACAATGTCGTGAACTGGATCCTGGAGCTCGATCGCGGCCGCTACTTCGTCTACGAAGGCAATTATTCGACCTATCTCGACAAGAAGGCGAAACGGCTCGAGCAGGAAGAGCGCGAGGACAAGGGCAAGCAGAAGGCGATTTCCGACGAACTGGCCTGGATCCGGCAGTCGCCCAAGGCGCGCCAGACCAAGTCCAAGGCCCGCATCAAGGCGTTCGACGAGCTGGTCGAGGCGCAGGAAAACCGCTCGCCCGGCAAGGCGCAGATCCTGATCCAGACGCCCGAGCGGCTCGGCGGCAAGGTCATCGAGGCCGAGGGGCTCTCCAAGGCTTATGGTGATAAACTGCTGTTCGAAGACCTGACGTTCAGCCTGCCGCCCGGCGGTATCGTCGGCGTGATCGGGCCGAACGGCGCGGGCAAGACCACGCTGTTCAAACTCATTACCGGCCAGGAAGAACCGGACGATGGTGACATCGCGGTCGGCGAGACGGTCAAGCTCGGCTATGTCGATCAGAGCCGCGACGCGCTCGATCCCAACCACAATGTCTGGGAGGAAGTTTCCGACGGGCTCGATATCTTCACCTTCGGCAAGCACGAAGTGCAGACGCGGGCTTACGTCGGCGCGTTCAACTTCAAGGGCACCGACCAGCAGAAAAAGGTCGGCCAGCTATCGGGCGGCGAACGCAACCGCGTCCATATGGCCAAGATGCTGAAGGAGGGCGGCAACGTCCTGCTCTTGGACGAACCGACCAACGACCTCGACGTCGAAACGCTGCGCGCGCTCGAAGAAGCGCTCGAAAGTTTTGCGGGTTGCGCCGTGGTGATTTCGCATGACCGCTTCTTCCTCGACCGTCTCGCGACGCATATCCTGGCGTTCGAGGGCGACAGCCATGTGGAGTGGTTCGAGGGGAATTTCGAGGCGTATGAGGAAGACAAGCGACGCCGGCTCGGCGACGAAGCGGATCGGCCGCATCGGATGACGTATAAGAAGCTGACTCGTTAG
- a CDS encoding Lrp/AsnC family transcriptional regulator, translating into MKSASPALDDIDRLILATLQDEGRITNVELARRAGLTAPPCLRRVRALEDSGAIESYHAKLDPRTLGYGITVFAMVSLKSQAEDDLRAFEEHIASLPLVRECHMLNGEIDFILKIVARDLQHFQDFLTSGLTTIPNVESVKTSLTIRTAKSLPGVPVDTES; encoded by the coding sequence ATGAAATCCGCATCGCCCGCGCTCGATGACATTGACCGCCTTATTCTCGCAACGCTGCAAGACGAGGGACGCATTACAAATGTCGAGCTGGCGCGCCGCGCCGGGCTGACGGCGCCACCCTGTCTTCGGCGAGTCCGCGCGCTCGAAGACAGCGGCGCGATCGAGAGCTATCACGCCAAGCTTGACCCGCGGACGCTCGGTTACGGCATCACGGTGTTCGCGATGGTCAGCCTGAAAAGCCAGGCCGAGGACGATCTGCGCGCGTTCGAGGAGCATATCGCCTCGCTGCCGCTTGTCCGCGAATGCCATATGCTCAACGGAGAGATCGATTTCATCCTCAAGATAGTCGCCCGCGATCTCCAGCATTTTCAGGACTTCCTGACCTCGGGGCTCACGACGATTCCGAATGTCGAAAGCGTGAAAACGTCGCTAACCATTCGCACCGCCAAATCGCTGCCCGGTGTCCCCGTCGATACCGAAAGTTAA
- a CDS encoding polysaccharide deacetylase family protein yields the protein MLAPCRVNGADRDEESAIPAEDMGERRSGRIDRPADPKAHAALPDDFGQHYVIFVDTEEEFDWERPLSRDNVAVTAMEGLPEAQRFFREAGALPAYMVDYPVVDNDRSAAIICEMHAQDGCEIGTQLHPWVNPPFEEAVTGFTSFTGNLPLDLQRAKLERLTERIAERVGERPTLYRAGRYGIGEHSARLLEDTGYRLDTSVRALFSYAREGGPDFSRFRTNAFWAGPSRTLLELPLTSTFIGPLRRFGMPLFAWGENFPLWRTLLARTRLLQRVSLTPEDYPLDLALEAIRRLIDDGLPVIGLSYHSPSVVPGHTPYVRDAADLKAFYAWWDGVFELFARHGVTAVRARDIVAAADRARTDPARSA from the coding sequence ATGCTAGCGCCTTGCCGGGTGAACGGGGCAGATAGAGACGAAGAGTCGGCAATCCCGGCCGAGGACATGGGCGAGCGCCGGTCCGGCCGCATCGACCGGCCGGCCGACCCCAAGGCCCATGCGGCCCTGCCGGACGATTTCGGTCAGCATTATGTGATTTTCGTCGATACCGAAGAGGAGTTCGACTGGGAGCGGCCGTTGAGCCGCGACAATGTCGCGGTCACGGCGATGGAGGGACTGCCCGAAGCCCAGCGCTTCTTCCGCGAGGCTGGCGCGCTACCGGCCTATATGGTCGACTATCCCGTCGTCGATAATGACCGCAGCGCAGCGATCATCTGCGAGATGCATGCGCAGGACGGCTGCGAGATCGGAACCCAGCTGCACCCCTGGGTCAATCCGCCGTTCGAGGAGGCGGTGACGGGCTTTACGAGCTTCACCGGCAATCTGCCGCTTGACCTCCAGCGCGCCAAGCTCGAGCGGCTGACAGAACGGATCGCCGAAAGAGTTGGCGAGCGGCCGACTCTCTACCGTGCCGGGCGGTACGGTATCGGCGAGCACAGCGCCCGGCTGCTCGAGGACACCGGTTATCGTCTGGATACCTCGGTTCGCGCGCTGTTCAGCTATGCGCGGGAAGGCGGGCCCGATTTTTCGCGCTTTCGGACCAATGCCTTTTGGGCGGGCCCGTCGCGCACTTTGCTCGAACTGCCGTTGACGTCGACCTTTATCGGTCCGCTGCGGCGGTTCGGCATGCCGTTATTCGCCTGGGGCGAGAATTTCCCCCTCTGGCGGACGCTGCTCGCGCGGACCCGGCTGCTTCAACGGGTGTCGCTGACGCCCGAAGACTATCCGCTCGATCTCGCACTCGAAGCGATTCGACGGCTGATCGACGATGGTCTGCCCGTGATCGGCCTGTCCTATCATTCGCCGTCGGTGGTGCCGGGACACACGCCCTATGTGCGCGACGCGGCCGACCTCAAGGCCTTTTACGCGTGGTGGGACGGAGTCTTCGAGCTTTTTGCCCGGCACGGCGTCACCGCCGTCCGCGCGCGCGACATCGTCGCGGCGGCTGACCGGGCTCGGACCGACCCAGCCCGTTCCGCTTAA
- a CDS encoding glutathione S-transferase family protein has translation MTDATTPILHHYDRSPFAEKARILLGIKGLDWGSVDIPMMMPKPDLMPLTGGYRKTPVMQIGADIYCDTQLITDVLEARQPDPGFYPDDNRGAAMGMLRWSESAFFRASVGSVFGTIIETLPPEFLKDRSEFGGAPLDVDMVKAAQPHSIAQWRAFTGWVDAQLADGRDFFFGDAPGAVDASLYMHVWFVSAVLSAELTGIGVFRHVQPWAARVGAIKHGNPSPLPSSNALDIAQSADPRETEGTVAGRFSSGDTVTVTPDDNGRVPVAGRLVRADDGRITVLRTDDRVGDVAVHFPRAGFIIAPAG, from the coding sequence ATGACCGACGCCACGACCCCGATCCTCCACCATTACGACCGCTCGCCCTTCGCGGAAAAGGCGCGGATCCTGCTCGGCATCAAGGGCTTGGACTGGGGCTCGGTCGATATCCCGATGATGATGCCCAAACCCGATCTGATGCCGCTGACCGGCGGTTACCGGAAGACGCCGGTGATGCAGATCGGCGCCGACATCTATTGCGACACCCAGCTGATCACCGACGTGCTGGAAGCACGGCAACCCGATCCGGGATTTTATCCGGACGACAACAGGGGCGCGGCGATGGGCATGTTGCGCTGGTCCGAAAGCGCCTTTTTCCGCGCGAGCGTCGGCAGCGTTTTTGGCACGATCATCGAGACCCTGCCGCCCGAATTCCTTAAGGACCGCTCCGAGTTCGGCGGCGCACCGCTCGATGTCGACATGGTCAAGGCCGCGCAGCCGCATTCGATAGCCCAGTGGCGGGCCTTTACCGGCTGGGTCGACGCACAGCTCGCCGATGGCCGGGATTTCTTCTTCGGCGACGCGCCGGGCGCCGTCGATGCGAGCCTCTACATGCATGTCTGGTTCGTTTCCGCCGTCCTGTCCGCCGAACTGACCGGGATCGGCGTCTTCCGGCACGTCCAGCCCTGGGCCGCGCGGGTCGGGGCGATCAAGCACGGCAACCCGAGCCCCCTGCCCTCGTCCAACGCGCTCGATATCGCCCAATCGGCCGACCCGCGGGAGACCGAAGGGACCGTTGCGGGACGGTTCAGTTCGGGCGACACGGTCACCGTAACGCCCGACGACAATGGCCGCGTGCCGGTCGCCGGACGGCTTGTCCGGGCCGACGATGGGCGGATCACCGTGTTGCGCACCGACGACCGGGTCGGCGACGTCGCCGTGCATTTCCCGCGCGCCGGCTTTATCATTGCCCCTGCAGGATAA
- a CDS encoding M28 family peptidase, which produces MQKILLPLALCAAALPSPLLAQPSDAEIAAMRDAALEGDTLAYEITEGLTTEIGPRLAGTEAEARARDWAVERLTGLGFSNVRIETFQMPTWVRGAETAEIVSPYPQAMHVTALGRSGSTGEAGLRAEIVAFETIEELRAAPIDSLTGKIAYVGHHMEPAQDGSGYGFAGPARWNAPSLAAERGAAAIVIRSVGTADHRSGHTGGTTWADGVTPIPAGALSNPDADNLERMVALGRPVTMHLTLTPQWIGDRESGNVIAEIPGRDPEADIVLAACHLDSWDLSPGVFDDAAGCGIITAAAHRILESGVQPRRTIRLFWAGAEEVGLFGATAYFERHGADRHAVVSESDFGADRVWRVEFALPEGASGDADRMSRLLAPLGIPRSNIPATGGPDVRILVRNGAPAIDLQQDGTRYFDLHHTTNDTLDKIDPAQLRQNVAAWIVMLAVMANNDIATMTAQTAE; this is translated from the coding sequence ATGCAAAAAATCCTCCTCCCCCTCGCGCTCTGCGCAGCCGCCCTTCCCTCGCCACTCCTCGCGCAACCCAGCGACGCCGAAATCGCCGCGATGCGCGATGCCGCGCTGGAGGGCGATACGCTCGCCTATGAAATCACCGAAGGCCTGACGACCGAGATCGGCCCGCGCCTTGCCGGAACCGAGGCCGAAGCGCGTGCCCGCGACTGGGCGGTCGAACGGCTGACCGGCCTCGGCTTTTCCAATGTCCGGATCGAGACGTTCCAGATGCCAACCTGGGTGCGCGGCGCGGAGACTGCCGAGATCGTGTCGCCCTACCCGCAAGCCATGCACGTGACGGCGCTGGGCCGCAGCGGGTCGACCGGCGAGGCCGGCCTTCGCGCCGAGATCGTGGCGTTCGAAACGATCGAGGAATTGCGGGCCGCGCCGATCGACAGCCTTACCGGCAAGATCGCCTATGTCGGCCATCATATGGAGCCGGCCCAGGACGGATCGGGCTACGGCTTTGCCGGGCCAGCACGCTGGAACGCGCCGTCGCTGGCCGCCGAGCGCGGCGCGGCGGCGATCGTGATCCGTTCGGTCGGGACGGCCGATCATCGCAGCGGCCATACCGGCGGAACGACATGGGCCGACGGTGTCACGCCGATTCCGGCGGGCGCGCTGTCCAATCCCGATGCCGACAATCTCGAGCGTATGGTCGCGCTCGGGCGTCCGGTGACCATGCATCTGACCTTGACGCCCCAATGGATCGGCGATCGGGAATCCGGCAATGTGATCGCCGAGATACCGGGCCGCGATCCCGAAGCGGATATCGTCCTCGCCGCCTGCCATCTCGACAGCTGGGACCTTTCGCCCGGCGTGTTCGACGATGCGGCCGGTTGCGGGATCATCACCGCCGCCGCGCACCGCATCCTCGAGAGCGGCGTTCAACCGAGACGGACGATCCGCCTCTTCTGGGCGGGAGCGGAGGAAGTCGGCCTGTTCGGCGCCACCGCCTATTTCGAGCGCCACGGCGCGGACCGTCATGCCGTCGTTTCCGAATCCGATTTCGGCGCGGACCGCGTGTGGCGCGTCGAATTCGCGCTGCCGGAAGGCGCGAGCGGCGATGCCGACCGGATGAGCCGCCTGCTCGCCCCGCTCGGCATTCCGCGCAGCAACATCCCCGCGACCGGCGGTCCTGACGTCCGGATACTGGTCCGGAACGGCGCACCGGCGATCGACCTTCAGCAGGACGGCACCCGTTATTTCGATCTGCACCACACGACCAACGACACGCTCGACAAGATCGATCCGGCGCAACTGCGGCAAAATGTCGCAGCGTGGATCGTTATGCTGGCAGTCATGGCGAATAACGATATTGCAACCATGACGGCTCAAACCGCCGAGTAA
- a CDS encoding acylphosphatase, with protein MIARHLIIHGRVQGVWFRDWTVKTAHELGLVGWVRNRRDGTVEAVVQGEEKAVERFLSLAKNGPPAAEVLRIDPGTAETDRLVGFEKRSTC; from the coding sequence ATGATCGCCCGTCACCTCATCATCCACGGCCGCGTCCAAGGAGTCTGGTTTCGCGACTGGACGGTGAAGACGGCGCACGAACTCGGCCTTGTCGGCTGGGTCCGCAACCGGAGGGACGGCACGGTCGAGGCGGTCGTGCAGGGTGAGGAGAAAGCGGTGGAGCGGTTCCTGTCGCTCGCGAAAAACGGGCCGCCAGCTGCCGAAGTGCTGCGGATCGATCCAGGTACGGCGGAAACCGACAGGCTTGTCGGCTTCGAGAAACGCTCGACCTGCTGA
- the putP gene encoding sodium/proline symporter PutP, which yields MQTGQLISLALYFVAMLGIGLYAWRTSTDDVSGYMLGGRKLSPAVASLSAGASDMSGWMLLGLPGAMYVSGLSASWIAIGLFIGALVNWIVVAPRLRVHTQIADDAITIPDYFEKRFEDRSRMLRVMSSIVIVIFFTLYTSSGVVAGGKLFESAFGADYALGLWITAGVVVVYTLFGGFLAVSLTDFVQGCIMFVALVLVPVVALTDIGGAGGLQTTLNGIDPGLLNLFGGMTAIGIISAMAWGLGYFGQPHIIVRFMAIRSVADVPRARNIGMTWMGVTLIGALSTGLIGLAYATQTGLPVDDPETIFIILSQILFHPLIAGFLLAAILAAIMSTISSQLLVSSSSLTEDFYAIFLRKEAGQKELVTIGRLSVVAVSLVAIALAYNPNSNVLGLVSNAWAGFGAAFGPIVLLSLTWNRMTRNGALAGMIAGAATVLFWIYVPVLADGATLSSVIYEIVPGFLVCGAIAVSVSLLGREPADTIAQTFEQARVARTS from the coding sequence ATGCAAACCGGCCAGCTGATTTCCCTCGCCCTCTATTTCGTCGCCATGCTCGGAATCGGGCTCTACGCCTGGCGAACATCCACCGACGACGTTTCCGGCTATATGCTGGGCGGGCGCAAGCTGAGCCCGGCAGTCGCGTCGCTATCGGCCGGCGCGTCCGACATGTCGGGCTGGATGCTGCTCGGGCTGCCGGGCGCGATGTATGTCTCCGGGCTCAGCGCCAGCTGGATCGCGATCGGCCTGTTCATCGGCGCGCTCGTCAACTGGATCGTCGTCGCGCCGCGCCTGCGCGTACACACCCAGATCGCCGACGATGCGATCACCATTCCCGACTATTTCGAAAAGCGTTTCGAAGACCGCTCGCGCATGCTGCGCGTGATGTCCTCTATCGTCATCGTCATCTTCTTTACGCTGTACACATCGAGCGGTGTCGTCGCCGGCGGCAAGCTGTTCGAAAGCGCGTTCGGCGCCGATTATGCGCTCGGCCTCTGGATCACGGCGGGCGTTGTCGTCGTCTATACGCTGTTCGGCGGCTTCCTCGCGGTTAGCCTGACGGATTTCGTGCAAGGCTGCATCATGTTCGTCGCGCTGGTTCTCGTGCCGGTCGTCGCGTTGACCGACATCGGCGGCGCGGGCGGCCTGCAGACGACGCTTAACGGCATCGATCCGGGCCTGCTCAACCTGTTCGGCGGGATGACGGCGATCGGTATCATATCCGCGATGGCTTGGGGTCTCGGCTATTTCGGCCAGCCCCATATCATCGTCCGCTTCATGGCGATCCGCAGCGTCGCCGACGTTCCCCGGGCGCGCAATATCGGCATGACCTGGATGGGCGTCACGCTGATCGGCGCGCTCTCGACCGGACTGATCGGCCTGGCCTATGCGACGCAGACCGGTCTGCCGGTCGACGATCCCGAGACGATTTTCATCATCCTCAGCCAGATCCTGTTCCACCCGTTGATCGCCGGTTTCCTGCTCGCCGCGATCCTCGCCGCGATCATGAGCACGATCTCCTCCCAGCTGCTGGTCTCGTCGAGCTCGCTGACCGAGGATTTCTACGCGATCTTCCTGCGCAAGGAAGCGGGCCAAAAGGAACTGGTGACGATCGGGCGGCTGTCCGTCGTTGCCGTAAGCCTCGTGGCGATCGCGCTGGCCTATAACCCGAACAGCAATGTCCTCGGCCTGGTCAGTAATGCCTGGGCCGGTTTCGGCGCAGCCTTCGGCCCGATCGTCCTGCTGAGCCTCACATGGAACCGGATGACGCGCAACGGCGCGCTGGCCGGGATGATCGCCGGCGCGGCGACGGTCCTGTTCTGGATCTACGTACCGGTGCTGGCGGACGGCGCGACCTTGTCGAGTGTGATCTACGAGATCGTCCCCGGCTTTCTCGTCTGCGGCGCTATTGCCGTCAGCGTCAGCCTTTTGGGGCGCGAACCCGCCGACACCATTGCCCAGACTTTCGAACAGGCGCGCGTCGCCCGCACGAGCTGA
- a CDS encoding FkbM family methyltransferase → MNKKRSHEPFRAPSRNLFSDPELALFSEKKFNVVDGGAAGEMFAPFDATPEDICVYSFEPRATESERDHMHKPMGGGIWSEQTRKALHVAKVPETSSIYPPNIPLLQYFEDRYGAPPRETEKRIEVELFSIDAAVEQGLMLPPNFLKLDVHSSEYEALIGAQNSLSECLGVLVEVWHLEVHKGQALSGKVEKFLNDAGFVQFSSRQNISWFHSFEGQTLASDRPHVVGAENLYLRWDPPEHLAAAHVALLELFGFSALARRRLTEDSGAIPPDLRLRMIAALDENIRVREAEAKEAARQQRLEKKRYKAFLAAR, encoded by the coding sequence GTGAATAAGAAGCGCTCGCATGAGCCATTTCGCGCGCCCAGCCGAAATTTGTTTTCCGACCCTGAACTTGCGTTGTTTTCGGAGAAGAAATTCAACGTAGTCGATGGGGGCGCCGCTGGCGAAATGTTCGCGCCCTTCGATGCAACGCCCGAAGATATATGCGTATATTCGTTCGAGCCCCGGGCCACTGAATCCGAGCGCGATCATATGCATAAGCCCATGGGCGGAGGCATTTGGTCGGAGCAGACTCGAAAGGCGCTACACGTCGCAAAAGTGCCGGAAACGTCCTCGATATATCCCCCCAATATACCACTCCTGCAATATTTCGAGGATCGCTACGGCGCTCCGCCCCGAGAGACCGAGAAACGTATCGAGGTCGAGCTGTTCTCAATCGATGCTGCGGTCGAGCAGGGATTAATGCTGCCGCCAAATTTCTTGAAACTCGATGTCCACAGTTCCGAATATGAGGCGCTCATAGGGGCGCAAAACAGTCTCTCCGAATGTCTCGGTGTGCTGGTCGAGGTTTGGCACCTCGAAGTCCACAAGGGTCAGGCGTTGTCAGGTAAAGTCGAAAAGTTCCTGAACGACGCGGGATTCGTGCAGTTTTCCAGCCGGCAAAATATTTCCTGGTTCCATTCGTTCGAGGGCCAGACGCTCGCGAGCGACCGCCCGCACGTCGTCGGCGCGGAGAATCTTTATCTTAGGTGGGATCCGCCGGAGCATCTGGCTGCGGCCCATGTCGCCTTGCTGGAGCTTTTCGGGTTCTCCGCACTGGCTCGGCGCCGCTTGACCGAGGATAGTGGCGCCATTCCGCCCGATCTTCGGTTGCGGATGATCGCCGCGCTTGACGAGAATATCCGGGTGCGAGAGGCCGAGGCGAAAGAAGCGGCGAGACAACAGCGGTTGGAAAAGAAGCGATACAAGGCTTTTCTAGCCGCTCGCTAG
- a CDS encoding NYN domain-containing protein, which yields MPNDYSRDHHNIALLIDADNASHQGIDPVLTVLAELGTVNIRRAYGNWRKQALKNWVDKLHRYGIEPQQQFDLTKGKNATDMKMTIDAMDLLFGGRVDGFGIMSSDSDFMPMAMRIRQDGLPVYGFGSAKTPDAFKQACTRFIDVDALIRAEKDGNAKGEKGAVDEDVVALLIDAYDAAKRDENGYAALSAVGQRAGNRSSFDVRNYGYSRLRDLIDDIPNFATEQRENGQVWVKRLR from the coding sequence ATGCCGAACGATTACAGCCGCGATCATCACAATATCGCCCTTCTCATCGATGCCGACAACGCCTCGCACCAGGGGATCGACCCGGTGCTGACCGTGCTCGCCGAGCTCGGCACGGTGAACATCCGCCGCGCCTATGGCAACTGGCGCAAACAGGCGCTGAAGAACTGGGTCGACAAGCTGCACCGCTACGGCATCGAGCCGCAGCAGCAGTTCGATCTGACCAAGGGCAAGAACGCCACCGACATGAAGATGACGATCGACGCGATGGACCTGCTATTCGGCGGGCGCGTCGACGGGTTCGGAATCATGTCGTCGGACAGCGATTTTATGCCGATGGCGATGCGCATCCGCCAGGACGGCCTCCCCGTCTACGGCTTCGGCAGCGCCAAGACGCCCGACGCCTTCAAACAGGCCTGCACCCGCTTCATCGATGTCGATGCGCTGATCCGCGCGGAGAAGGACGGAAACGCCAAAGGCGAAAAAGGCGCGGTGGACGAGGATGTCGTCGCGCTGCTGATCGACGCCTATGACGCCGCCAAACGCGACGAAAACGGCTACGCAGCGCTATCGGCCGTCGGCCAGCGCGCCGGCAACCGCTCGAGCTTCGACGTCCGAAACTACGGCTATTCGCGCCTCCGCGACCTGATCGACGACATCCCCAACTTCGCGACCGAGCAGCGCGAGAACGGGCAGGTTTGGGTGAAGCGGTTGCGGTAA